agagtcagtcataagttagtttggtccctcatttgagtttatctgtgcctacacagaccagaggaaccagagagagcagcagtgagtactgctccagcgttacagagcctgcagagtcagtccagattaccagaggtgagtggaactaaacttaattcttttaattgagcaatggaatgtttttagcatatttcatgcatcatggttatgcagtaggttgattgcattagaatccatgaatatgttgcattgcatcgttatttgttgatgtgggtgaatgctgaatgatccaatagtcactgagataagtccaggagcctttgcctacgccctggcaggtatagaagtccaggagcctttgactacgccctggcaggtatagtaaagtcctggagcctttgactacgccttggcaatggtaagtacatgtgttatatacacatatacatatatgagacaagaaatccaggtgcctttgactacgccctggtatgagatactgggactatttggtgacaggtttacccttgctgTGGAttttctgtgttatgatgcattccataaggtcatgttttaatgatatgttttactattctactcactgggctatagagctcatcccactcccttaaccccagtcttgcaggttcagtgtacagggaaagtccagcaaagttcaggaaaagagaagagctgTGTAATAGAAtctagtggacatgtactattaaCAGTTGTGTATCAAGTTAGAATTGTGcgtgacttagttattttgtgttgtaaatcttttgttatgtacatgatctgtatatgtatatatgttttacagagtatgtgaaaaaccaggcttaacaggtttgagttaacccatctagagcaagctctagtcaggggtacagagtacagagatagtgcatgcacaggttaagccttggtacagagaaaagagtttttattttcacagaaaatgtatgatcatgtatgagatttacagcactacaaaaaaacagggtatcagtgacggatttttccgtcgctgaaagtaaaaaatccgtcgctcaaactttcagcgacggatttgcgacggactcaagtccgtcgcttaaagtcatgtcgctaattttttccgacggattgcaattccgtcggaaatattagcgacggatttccgacggattttTACTCCGTCGGAAAAATTTCCGACGGTTTTCCGACGGAAAATTCAGTCGGAAAAATTTAGCGACGAAAAAATTttgtcgctaaatccgtcggaaatTCCAATTCATCCGATGAacattccgtcgctaatccgtcagaaataattagcgacggaaattttccgtcggaaatccgtcgctaattattaacacaatttaaaaaaaaattctcacaaatccgtcgctaatccgtcgctaatccgtcgctaatatgcTAAAATTCAATCACAAAAAATAGTTTCCtgtttttatttagatattccctgtataatcaaataatttataattaagaatcatattgaatataaatcaaatatcattcataataattataagtaatgttcataatacttaacaatattcagaatatataaaataaatccataatagttaacaatgttcataataatacttaacaatcgtcataaaatttaaaataaatgaataatacttaacaatgttcataaaactaaaaactaatCTATTAATTTGTTGAATCATCTGATAGAGAAGTACAATCTGTAGTTGGATTATTTGTTTCATTCATAGAGAGCTGCTGGCTATGTCCTCTACCTCTAGATGATACTGCTCTTCGaggcatctgaaaaaataattgtccattagttttaattaacaataaagacaaacaatagaaaaaataataatcaaatattaagtctatgaatatatataaaaatatgatatacTTTACAATGTATCATTCAGAATCATCTTCTAAGTTGACATCATCATCACTATCAATACCATCAACTTCTAAATCGTCATCTGACTCTTCAgtgtcttcttcctcttcttcatcctctccctcttcctcttcctctacatCCTCATCTTCATCTTCCACCACTTCAAGTGGTTGTTGCACTTGTTGCAATTCATTAACATCCACCTCAACCATACTACTTGAATCAAGTAATATTGTGGGATCATCAAGTTCGGTTGTTGGTACAATTTCTTGAGGTCTTGAGACATCATCCTCTTGATAAGCAACATCATTGGAGTTTTGCTCATTTGAATTGTTGTTAACCATGGAAGGTCCAATATTGTAAGTGCTCCTAGCTTTGGTTTTGAAAACCGCACACCAGTCAACTCTGACTTTATTGATTTTAGGATATTTAATATAGCAAACTTGATGAGCTTGTTGAGCTAAAATAAATGGATCAGATGATGCTAGCCTTAATTTGACATTGATTTCCATAAGACCATGTTGAGGATGGACCCTTACCCCTCTATTAGTGTCAAACCATTCACACTTGAAAAGGATTATCTTGTTTTTCTCTCCAAAGTACTCTAATTCTAATACCTCATTCAGCAAGCCATAGTAATCACTTTCATATTCATTATAACAACTTCCTTTGACCCATACACCACTATTTAATGTTTTTCGCTCTCTGCCATAATCATGTCGATGAAATTTAAATCCATTCACAAAATATCCTTTATATGATTGTACTTTTCGGCTGGGCCCTTGAGCTATTTGATAAATGCAGTTATCAACTTCGTTCCTTCCCACCTAATGTTGAAATATTAAGTTAGAAGTCAACAATAATGCAAAAGCTCAAATCATCACTTGCAATACTTACATAGTCTTTTAACCAATTAGCCAGTTCTCGCTCTCGCAGTTGCTCAATTTGTTGATCGCTGATATTTGGTATTGTTTCTCGAAAATGAGAATCAAAAATCCtacacaaaaaaattaatttttttgtaacatattttattttatatgattaaAATGTTAATACTTAATTTAAATCACTTACTCAATAAACGGATCAATTTCAGGACAATTCAATAACACATATAAATGTGCTGCACAGTACTCTTCATTTGACAACATTCTGCCATGTTCCAACTGCCCAAAAGGTCGACCTGCATGAGTGAAAATCGAAAGGCGTCCCATAGGTTctacatgtccaccatcatcatTTCTTGGGACTCTATTTAGTCTTGTCGAGATAGATGGCTCAAAGTAATGTGAGCAAAAAGATGAAATTTCCTCAATAAGATATGCCTCAACAATTGAACCCTCAACAGAAGctttatttttcacttttttctTCAAGTCAAAGAGGTATCtagtaaaagaaaaattagactGTTAGTTGGTTATTTGACATTTATTTACAATACACCATATGTAAATATTTAGTATTGCATTTACCGTTCAAAGGGATACATCCAACGATATTGCACAGGTCCACCTACTTTTGCCTCGTATGCCAAGTGAATAGGTAAATGCTCCATTGAGTCAAAGAAACCGGGTGGGAATATCTTCTCCATCTTGCAAATGCTCTcaacaatatttttttctaagatATTCAAATTTTCTTCTGTGAGTGTGGTTGCAGTTATGTCTCTAAAAAAATGACTCAACTCAGTCAAAGCATCCCAAACTGCTTTAGGCAATATGTCACGAAATGCAATTGGTATCAGTCTTTGCATCAATATGTGGCAATCATGGCTTTTTAATCcataaaatttacaatcattcacacTAACAGACTGAGCAATGTTCGAAGCATAACCGTCAGGCAACCTCAAATCCTTAAGCCATTGACAAATTGACCGTTTCTGTTCTTTATTCAAAGAATAAGTGGCTTTAGGTTTGTACACTTTACCATTATTATACAACAATTCTAACTCAGGACGATTGCAATAGACTTTCAAATCTTGTCTTGCCTTGATATTGTCCTTTGATTTGCCATTCACATCCATAACTGTGTAGAATATGTTATCAAATACATTCTTCTCTATATGCATAACATCCAAATTATGTCGAAGTAAATTTGATTGCCAATATGGAAGCTCCCAAAATATACTCTTTTTCACCCAGTTATGCTGTACTCCAAACCCCGGTATTGTTTGCTTGCCAGCAGTTGTTCCAAACACAACATCACTCAACAAATTAACCCGATGTTGTATAACATCACCTGCCATACGAGAAGGTGGAGGAGTTTTTTCTATGAAACCTTTTCTAAATTTATCTTTCTGTCTTCGATATGGATGGTTAATAGGAAGGAATTGACGATGACAATCAAAAAAAGATGGCTTCCCACCATGCTGAAGTATAAAGGCCTTACTATTTTCCATACAATATGGACATGACATTCTACCATGTGTGCTCCATCCAGATAACATACCATATGCAGGAAAATCACTTATTGTCCATAACAATGCTGCTTTCATTTGAAAGTTTTGGTTAGAATTAGCATCACGAGTCCAAACTCCTTCATGCCACAACAATTTCAGCTCATCAATCAAAGGCCTCAAAAAAACATCCAAGCTTTTTCCAGGGCTTTTAGGACCTGGAATTACCATATTCAGAAACATGTAAGGTTTTTTCATTGCCATCCATGGAGGTAAATTGTAAACTACAACAATTACGGGCCAACAAGAATACGGTTTAGACCGTTGCCcaaaaggattgaatccatCAGTACATAATCCAAGCCGAACATTTCTTGGATCAGATGCAAACCAAGAGTGGGTGCGATCAAAATGTTTCCATGCCTCACTATCAACAGGATGCACCATACTACCATCTACATGTTGGTTAGAAGCATGCCAAACCATATGCAGAGCAGTTTTGGATGAcataaaaagtctttggagtCTAGGAATCAAAGGTAGATATCGCAACACTTTAAATGGTCTCTTTTTTCGTCGCCCCATAAATGATTGTATTGGTTTATATCGAGAGTGACCACATATTGTACATGATGTTCTGTCGATATTTTCTTGAAAGTACAACATACAATTGTTTACACAAACATCGATTTTTGTATAACCAAGGCCTAGAGTGGACATCATCTTCttcgtattataaaaattatctgGTAAGAGGTTTCCTTCTGGTAGCATACTTTTTACCGTTCCcataaacttattaaaacaaCTATGACTAATGTGAAATTCTGACATTAAGTTCAGCAATTGAGATACAGCAGATAACTTGGTATGATTATTGCAGCCTTCCCATAATGGCACATCCGCACCATGTAATAATTCATAGAATTTTGAAACTTCTAAGTTCGGCTCCATGGTTCGATTGCCCATTTCAGAACTACCAACTCCAACTGTACCATAATTTATATCCATTGCTTCTATGACCATGCTTCTATAATCATTGACATTGTTGGTTGTAGCAAGATAATCAGTAGATTGTTCCTCAAGTTGTTCAGAATTTATTTCATGAGTGATAGATTCACCATGCGCAATCCACTTAGTATATCCTCCAACAAATCCACTTTTGCAAAGGTGATAAGTAACATCTTGCCTATTCTGAAATTTCCTATTCTGACACTTAGAACATGGACAACGAATTTTATCTTGGCATATAAACTGTACTTGTGCATAGGCAAAGTTTAGAAATGTCTCCACCCCAATCTCAAATTCAGAATTAAGAAAGCCATTTTCATCTAGTCGCTCATACATCCATCTACGATCTACcgacatgataaatatattctgaaatataaacaaattcaactttaattatatactaatttaacAAATCAAACACACTAATCAATTTAACAATACATATCAAAGAAAAGTTGAATAAAGGCACATAAAGTAATCAATTTaacaatacatatatatattaataaaattatatattattattattattattttgaaatttataaaataacttattctcttaaaattaaaaatatatatatattttttaaaaggtcATTTTTTAAAAGGCAGCAAGCTGCTGTGCAGCAGCTGCTGCTGCACAGCAGCTGCTGCTGCACAGCAGCTGCTGCAGCACAGCAGCTGCTGCTGCGCAGCAAGCTGCAGCACAGCAGCTGCTGCACAGCAGCAGCAAGCTGCAGCACAGCAGCAGCAAGCTGCAGCACAGCAGCAAGCTGCAGCACAGCAGCAAGCTGCACAGCAGCTGCTGCACAGCAGCAGCAAGCTGCAGCACAGCAGCTGCTGCACAGCAGCAGCAAGCTGCAGCACAGCAGCTTGCTGCTGCGCAGCAGCTTGCTGCTGCGCAGCACAGCAGCAAGCTGCTGTGCAGCAGCTTGCCTTGCTTGTGCAGCAGCAAGCTGCTGCCTTGCTTGTGCAGCAGCTAGCTTGCTGCTGCACAAGCAAGGCAGCAGCATGCTTGCTGCTGCACAAGCAAGGCAGCAGCAAACTTGCTGCTGCACAAGCTATATTTcataattcttatttttttttttataactaatgaatttattttcacattatttttaacatattataatatatatttcataatttataaaaattagtaacataATAATCATGtaatctcaaaaccccaaataaataaataaaaaatataaaaacaaacaATTAAGCAATAAACCCATCAAACTCAATGGCTAAGTAATCAcctaatatttttcaaaattattattttaataattaatataaaattaaaaattagtataaCAAGCATACATTAGGACCAATCAATCATTCCTTCAATAACTTACATGGAGTGGCGACGATCGGCAGTTGCAACGGCGGTGAGTGGCAACGGTGGTGGCGGCAGCGGTGGCAGCTCCAGCAATGGCGGCACAGCCGCGGCAACAGCAACAGCTACAGAGAGGCGCAGCAACGCGCGATAGCCCGAGAACGACGGAGGCGGCGGCGACGGAGGCGGCGACGGCGACGGCggcaagaagaaggatggagcgATAAGGAGAAGAGAGGAGAAGAGAGGAGAGGAAAATGGTGGCTGAAATCAAAAAGAGTCCCGAAAGAGATGGATTaggtttttaaatatttttttgcattttctgacggattagcgacgg
The Manihot esculenta cultivar AM560-2 chromosome 1, M.esculenta_v8, whole genome shotgun sequence genome window above contains:
- the LOC110612725 gene encoding glutamic acid-rich protein-like, whose product is MEINVKLRLASSDPFILAQQAHQVCYIKYPKINKVRVDWCAVFKTKARSTYNIGPSMVNNNSNEQNSNDVAYQEDDVSRPQEIVPTTELDDPTILLDSSSMVEVDVNELQQVQQPLEVVEDEDEDVEEEEEGEDEEEEEDTEESDDDLEVDGIDSDDDVNLEDDSE
- the LOC122723325 gene encoding uncharacterized protein LOC122723325 — translated: MSVDRRWMYERLDENGFLNSEFEIGVETFLNFAYAQVQFICQDKIRCPCSKCQNRKFQNRQDVTYHLCKSGFVGGYTKWIAHGESITHEINSEQLEEQSTDYLATTNNVNDYRSMVIEAMDINYGTVGVGSSEMGNRTMEPNLEVSKFYELLHGADVPLWEGCNNHTKLSAVSQLLNLMSEFHISHSCFNKFMGTVKSMLPEGNLLPDNFYNTKKMMSTLGLGYTKIDVCVNNCMLYFQENIDRTSCTICGHSRYKPIQSFMGRRKKRPFKVLRYLPLIPRLQRLFMSSKTALHMVWHASNQHVDGSMVHPVDSEAWKHFDRTHSWFASDPRNVRLGLCTDGFNPFGQRSKPYSCWPVIVVVYNLPPWMAMKKPYMFLNMVIPGPKSPGKSLDVFLRPLIDELKLLWHEGVWTRDANSNQNFQMKAALLWTISDFPAYGMLSGWSTHGRMSCPYCMENSKAFILQHGGKPSFFDCHRQFLPINHPYRRQKDKFRKGFIEKTPPPSRMAGDVIQHRVNLLSDVVFGTTAGKQTIPGFGVQHNWVKKSIFWELPYWQSNLLRHNLDVMHIEKNVFDNIFYTVMDVNGKSKDNIKARQDLKVYCNRPELELLYNNGKVYKPKATYSLNKEQKRSICQWLKDLRLPDGYASNIAQSVSVNDCKFYGLKSHDCHILMQRLIPIAFRDILPKAVWDALTELSHFFRDITATTLTEENLNILEKNIVESICKMEKIFPPGFFDSMEHLPIHLAYEAKVGGPVQYRWMYPFERYLFDLKKKVKNKASVEGSIVEAYLIEEISSFCSHYFEPSISTRLNRVPRNDDGGHVEPMGRLSIFTHAGRPFGQLEHGRMLSNEEYCAAHLYVLLNCPEIDPFIE